CCCGCGCCAGCCACGGCGACAGCAGCGCGATGGCGCGCCGGTCAAACATCGTCGGCCATGTTGACGTCGGGCTCGACCGACAGGCCCGGCAGGCTGCGCTCGCGCAGCGCCTGCATCAGCCAGCGCTCGAAATCGAACGCTGCGCCCGCCGCATCGAGCGCCGCGGCCAGGTTGTCGCCGGCCAGCACGCGGCGCACAAACGTTGCGGTGGCAGGATCGACCGATCGCACCGCCACCTGCCAGCCGTCGCGCCAGACCCAGGCGGTGTCGAACAGCGCCGCCGGGTCGGTCCGAGCGGCGGCAGCCACGAAACCCTGTTGCACGGCGGCGAACCGATCGTCACGCCCGATCCGATCGGCGTCGTGATGCGCCAGCCAGATCGCGGTGATCGGATGGCGGCTGTCGACCAGCGACGCGCCGGGCGGCCGGCGCAGGTACAGGCGGGCCGGATCGGTGCCGGCCAGATCGCTCAGGCTGGCGGGATCGGACTCGGCGTCGGCCGCGTTTTCGGCGTCATGCACGGCAGCGTCGAGGCGAGCGACGTCGGCCAGATAGGGCTCGTCGGCCAGTTGTCGGCTCGCCGCGATGAAAGCCGCGAGGCCGTGGCCCCACTGCGCCAGATCGCCACGCTGCGCGGGCTCGGCATGCCAGAGATGACGTGCCAGCTGCGCAAACGAGTCCTCACCGAGCAAGGCCTGCACGGTCGGATAGCGCGCTGCCAGCGCCCGCTCGGCCGACGCCGCCGCGTTGGCGCTGTAGGCGAGGTAACCCCGTTCGAGGTCATGCCGGCTGCGCGACGGCAGGTGTGCCCAGCCGCGCAGGGCCGTGACCCCGTCGCCGTGCAGGGCGCGCAGCAGGCACTGCTGGCGCAGCAGTTCGTGTTGACGGGCGTCAGCCGCGTTCATGCGTGCACCGCCGTCAGCTCACGACGGGGCCGATGCACGGCGGCAGCGCACTCGCGGGCGAGCGCTGCTTCATCGAGCAGCACGTCGAGCGCGGGCAGGTCGGTGTCCCACTCGATCAGCACCGGCACATCCGGCAGGCGTGCGCGGGCGTGCGCAAAGGCTTGCCAGACCGGCGCGTGCACGCGGCTGCCGTGGTCGTCGATGACGATCTCGCCGCTGTCGCAGTAGCCGGCCAGATGCATTTCGCCGACGCTCGCGGCGTCGATGCGGTCGATCCAGTCGCAGGTCTGCACCACCGCGCCGGCCTCGTCGCAGCCGGCGTTGAGCGCGTTGACAACCAGGTTGTTGACGTCGAGCAGCAGGCCGCAGCCGCTGCGGCGGGTCAGCTGGTTGAAGAAGTCGGGTTCGGGCAGCAGATCGTCGGCCCAGCCGAGATAGGCCGACAGGTTCTCGACCAGGATCGGCCGGCGCAGGCGATCCTGCACCTGCTGCACGTTGTCGATCAGGATCTGCAGCGCCGCTTCGGTGCGGGCAATCGGCAGCAGGTCATTGGCATGCCAGACCGGCCCGCCGCGCCGGCCCGGCACGCGGGCGAACGAGGCGTGGTCCGACACCCGCACCGGCTCGATGCGCTGCACCAGCGCCGCCAGCCGGTCGAGGTGCCAGGCGTCCAGCCCCGCCGCGCTGCCCAGCGCCAGGCCGACACCGTGCAGGCTGACGGGATAGTGCGAGCGCGCCTGCGCCAGCACGCCGAGCGCCGCCCCGCCGTCGGCGAAGTAGTTCTCCGAATGCACTTCGACGAAACCGAGCGCGGGCTGGAGCAAAAGCAACTCGCGGGCATGCGGGTGGCGCAAGCCGATGCCGACCGATGGCGGCTCAGGCCGGGCGGACAGCGCGGACATGCCGGTGTTGGGCGGGACGTGCATGGTGTGCGGCGGGCGGCGAGGTACTTACTTCTTCATCGCCATCTTGGCTTCGTCGGCGCTCATGCCCTTCATCGACTTGCAGGTGCCCTTGGCCACGTACTTCCATTCGTCCGGGCTGACCTTCGTCGACTGGCCCGCACAGGAATGGCTGCCCGACAGGCTGGCGCAATCGTTCTGGCCGGCCTTGGCGATGCCGTAGCACTTTTCCTTGTTTTTGCCGCCGGACATGTCGTCGGCGGCTGCGGCATGGCCGACCAGGCCGAGGGCGAAAACAGCGGCGAAAGCGGAAGAAACAACGCGGGTCTGACTCATGGGACAACTCCTGGGTATCTGGGTATTGCGCATGCAAGCGCGGGAAACATGAATTGAATTGTCGATCAGCGATGCCGACGTCGACTCTGTCGCCGCAGGTGGTGAAGTCCTTACACTGCGGCGCAAACAGATTCGAGGATACGCATGACCGACCTGGCGTCGCAGTTGCAGGGCCTGCGTGAGCCGCTGATGCGCTACGCCCGCAAACAGTTGCGCAACGAGGCCTGGGCCGAGGATGCGGTGTCGGAGACGCTGCTCGCAGCACTCGAAAAGCCGCAGCAGTTTGCCGGCCAGAGCCAG
This portion of the Leptothrix cholodnii SP-6 genome encodes:
- a CDS encoding DUF692 domain-containing protein, which codes for MHVPPNTGMSALSARPEPPSVGIGLRHPHARELLLLQPALGFVEVHSENYFADGGAALGVLAQARSHYPVSLHGVGLALGSAAGLDAWHLDRLAALVQRIEPVRVSDHASFARVPGRRGGPVWHANDLLPIARTEAALQILIDNVQQVQDRLRRPILVENLSAYLGWADDLLPEPDFFNQLTRRSGCGLLLDVNNLVVNALNAGCDEAGAVVQTCDWIDRIDAASVGEMHLAGYCDSGEIVIDDHGSRVHAPVWQAFAHARARLPDVPVLIEWDTDLPALDVLLDEAALARECAAAVHRPRRELTAVHA
- a CDS encoding putative DNA-binding domain-containing protein, with product MNAADARQHELLRQQCLLRALHGDGVTALRGWAHLPSRSRHDLERGYLAYSANAAASAERALAARYPTVQALLGEDSFAQLARHLWHAEPAQRGDLAQWGHGLAAFIAASRQLADEPYLADVARLDAAVHDAENAADAESDPASLSDLAGTDPARLYLRRPPGASLVDSRHPITAIWLAHHDADRIGRDDRFAAVQQGFVAAAARTDPAALFDTAWVWRDGWQVAVRSVDPATATFVRRVLAGDNLAAALDAAGAAFDFERWLMQALRERSLPGLSVEPDVNMADDV
- a CDS encoding DUF2282 domain-containing protein encodes the protein MSQTRVVSSAFAAVFALGLVGHAAAADDMSGGKNKEKCYGIAKAGQNDCASLSGSHSCAGQSTKVSPDEWKYVAKGTCKSMKGMSADEAKMAMKK